The DNA sequence AAAGTAAGGACTTCGCCCGTTTCAGCATTCTCAACACCATACTCACTTATTTTTTCCCCGCGTTCCTTTGCCAGCTGGCGCATCCGCACATTATGGTCCTTAGAGCCGGTAAAATGATGAAGCGCTGTCGCAAATTCATCCTGTGATACGATCCGGAAATCAGCAGACACATCATACTGATGATCAAATGTCAGCGAGACCTTTGTGTCGCCTGCAGCAATGACATCCTTAATGCCCGGAAGGCTGAGCAGGGCTTCTTTCACTGATGAAGGATCATCCGAAGCAATGATAAAATCCAGGTCCTTGACTGTTTCCCGCATCCTGCGCAGGCTGCCTGCCCTGGAGAACCTGATGATCGAATCCACCCCTGCAAGCCTTGCTTCAATATCCTCTGCAATCGGAAGCACAAAGGCAGCCGGGAGACGGTCCGGCCTTTTACCTGCATTGGCAAGCGCTTCAAGGATCTTTTCCTCTGTTTTCTTTCCGAAGCCTGCAAGCGCCTGAACCCCGCCGTCCCTGCATGCCTGCTCAAGGTCTTCAGCGTCCTCGACCCCAAGCTCCTTATAGAGCTTCGCTATCTTCTTGCCGCCAAGTCCCGGCAGCTGGAGCAGCGGGATAAGGCCTGCAGGCACTTCTTCCTGCAGCTCCTTCAGCACGGTTGATGTTCCTTCTTCGATATATTCCTCGATGACCGCAGCCGTCCCTTTACCGATACCGGAAAGCTTCGTGAAATCCTTTATTTCTGAAAACTTGTCATCATTTGCTTCCAGGGCTCCTGCAGCCTTCCGGAAGGCCGCGACCTTGAACGGATTTTCACCTTTCAATTCCATATATACTGCTATTGTCTCCAATAGTCTTACCACATCTTTTTTATTTGGGTTCATTTTCTGCACCTGCCTTTAGAACATTCTCTCTCCTTATCCTTACCCTGAAACAGCGATTATTCTCCCATTCCATCCAGGAGAGCATATAAGTATAATAGCAAACATAGCCTACTATCACGATTTTTTAAATAAACTGTGCTAAACACGCTGTTGATTTTGGGGAATCAGCACAGCTGAGTGGCGAGTGAAACAGAGTTTGACACGAATGAGCCCCAAAACAGCATCTACCACTAACAAAGCATTATAAAAAGAAAACTTCTCTGCTCAAAGAGAAGTTATGCAGCCTTATATTCAATCCACATTTCCTTTAGCTGCTGCGAAAGTGCAGGTGTATGGTTTATGATGAACTTTGCTGTGCCTGAATCATCGATCGGCTGCTGGACTGCTTCCACAGGGAGCAGTGCTCCTATGTATAACAGGATAAAAATGATAAGATAGACTTCAGCAAAACCGAGCAGTCCGCCTGCCCAAACATTGAGCTGCTTCAGCACAGGCAGTGAAGATACAAAATCCAGCATGCTGCCGATGATCTGCAGAATGATCCTTACAGCAAAAAAAATCACGACAAAAGCAATGGCGCGATAATAGGCATCCTCCATATTGGCATTGTCGAAAAACAGCTGAAGGGAAGAATCGCTTCCAAAATTCGGATAGGGCACCCAGAGGTTCAGCTTGGGAGCGAGGTCATCATAGTACATATTTGCTGCAATAAAAGCAACGATGAAGCCTGCTAAATGGATGAGCTGAAGGATAAAACCCCTTTTTAATCCCATAAAAAATCCAAAAACCAGTAATATTAAAATGGCGAGATCCAACATGACCCTGTTCAGTCCTTTACTCTTTTTAATTCATCTTCAAGCCGTTCAAGGCGGTCTAATATCTTAATATAATCATTAACGGCATTGACTGCCGTCAGGACGGCAAGCTTGCTGCTGTCAAGTGAAGGATTCATGGAGCTTATTTCGCGCATCTTTTCATCAAC is a window from the Bacillus infantis NRRL B-14911 genome containing:
- the polX gene encoding DNA polymerase/3'-5' exonuclease PolX codes for the protein MNPNKKDVVRLLETIAVYMELKGENPFKVAAFRKAAGALEANDDKFSEIKDFTKLSGIGKGTAAVIEEYIEEGTSTVLKELQEEVPAGLIPLLQLPGLGGKKIAKLYKELGVEDAEDLEQACRDGGVQALAGFGKKTEEKILEALANAGKRPDRLPAAFVLPIAEDIEARLAGVDSIIRFSRAGSLRRMRETVKDLDFIIASDDPSSVKEALLSLPGIKDVIAAGDTKVSLTFDHQYDVSADFRIVSQDEFATALHHFTGSKDHNVRMRQLAKERGEKISEYGVENAETGEVLTFKDEEAFYAHFGLPFIPPEIREDGREVEDFKAGMELISLEDIKGDLHMHSTWSDGAHTIEEMAEACRKRGYQYLAITDHSQYLKVANGLTPERLRKQMEEIRSLNEKYDDIKILTGIEMDILPDGTLDFEDDLLAEVDVVIASIHSSFSQPKDKIMERLKTALMNGHVDIIAHPTGRLIGRREGYQVDMEMLIELARETNTALELNANPNRLDLAAEHLRKAQEAGVKLVINTDAHKLDTLIHMEIGAAAGRKAWLRKENVINAYSMEELLSFLKRND
- a CDS encoding CvpA family protein gives rise to the protein MLDLAILILLVFGFFMGLKRGFILQLIHLAGFIVAFIAANMYYDDLAPKLNLWVPYPNFGSDSSLQLFFDNANMEDAYYRAIAFVVIFFAVRIILQIIGSMLDFVSSLPVLKQLNVWAGGLLGFAEVYLIIFILLYIGALLPVEAVQQPIDDSGTAKFIINHTPALSQQLKEMWIEYKAA
- the zapA gene encoding cell division protein ZapA, which codes for MSDTQKNRTSVDIYGQQYVIVGQESSGHIRLVASMVDEKMREISSMNPSLDSSKLAVLTAVNAVNDYIKILDRLERLEDELKRVKD